Genomic segment of Panicum virgatum strain AP13 chromosome 2K, P.virgatum_v5, whole genome shotgun sequence:
taagctctctctctctctctctctctctctctctctctctctctctctctctctctctctctctctctctctctcccctccctaTCAGTATCCGGATAAGCAGCTCCCTGCGCTAGCTCCCTGCCCGATCCGCGGCGTTTGCCCTGTTCCCGTGCTTGATTTGTTGGCTTCTGCGCGGTGGTGCCCCCCGGGGCAATAACTCCCCCTCGGTGGCTGCCACCCTCCCCGCGGCAGAGCGGCCTATAGGATGAGAGGGACGGGGGAACACAACAAACCGGCCGCGCCACTGTCCTGGCCGTGAACAGAGCCGCGCTCCAGCTCGGGCACGGGCGGTGGCTGGCTGCCTCTGCAGTGGCCCGGTGGGTGGAGCTTGCTCTGCTTTGCTTGCGCCCCGCTGCTCGGCGAAGCTCCGTTCATGGATTGGGATCTCAAGATGCCGGTGTCCTGGGACCTGGCCGACCTGGAGCACGACGCCGTgccggccatcgccgccgcggcggcagcggcagcgcctcccgccgcggcgtcgtcgggcattgccgccgccgccgcgtcggcgcGCGGGGCGCCGAGTCGGGCGGAGTGCTCCGTCGACCTCAAGCTCGGCGGGCTGGGCGAGTTCGGCGCCGCGGACCGGATGAAGGAGCCGGCGGCGCCTgtgccggccggggcggcggcgccgtccgcgAGCCCGATGAAGCGCCCGCgctcgggcgccggcggcggggcgcagtGCCCGTCGTGCGCGGTGGACGGCTGCAAGGCTGACCTCAGCAAGTGCCGCGACTACCACCGCCGACACAAGGTCTGCGAGGCACACTCCAAGAcgcccgtcgtcgtcgtcgccggccgcgaGATGCGCTTCTGCCAACAGTGCAGCAGGTATATACGCAACAGTTCCAACCATTCTCAATTCACTTCACTTTGCTTTCAAAAAATCCACCTGCACTCATTGCACAAAACTGATTTTCGTTGAAAAAAGTCGGTTGCTTGAATTGTCGCCATGGAATTTGGCACAGGCAATCAAAGAACCGACTGATTGACGTCAGTCATTTTTTTTCCCACAGTTTTTCCTTTTTACTGCTGATTATTCTCTTCATTAAAAGTGAAAATGCCAAATCAGCTCTTTCCTTGGCCCTGGCTTTCCCTGTCTTTGCTTCAATCCTTGCCAATTTGTCATCACAATCATAGATATGAATTATGATCAACGTGAGGTGAGCATATATCTGCCTGTCTTCTTTCAAGGATGCACAGCTTTACCTTTCCGGGCTCCCACCTTTTCAGCCTTTTCATATGAACGTACCCCAATCTTTTCCCTGCTTCCCTTTAGCTTGGCAACAAGTATTACCTGAATTATCACCGCCTCTTTTTTCTACTTCTGCATACCAACTTTCTAACCCATCAGTGAGAATCATTACCCGGCAAAAGCCTGGAGGCACTTCATGTGCCGAAGATATCAGATGGAGTCGTCTTTTCTTGTGGCAGTTGATGCTTCTTCACCTGACCCTTGGATAGGTATATTTTTTGATGATACAAAAATGCGGTTGAAAATTGAGTAACGAAGTGGAATTTGTATTTTGGATAAAATTGAAAGAGAAATCCTTTGCGATATCAAACTGTTGAACGGAAATGCTTCTATTCTTTAGTACAAAACAAGGAGACAAAAAAATTCTAAGCAAACATGGAGGTCAGGAGCTGATCTTTCTTTTAACATGCATAGGCGCTTAAGGATCTGTTCAGGTTTCGCTTTGAGTGTTAAAAGCCCCATCTGAAATCTTTAAGCCCCATCTTTGGCATTGTTGCATGTTTACTTTTTCTGAATACCTTTTCTTGCAATTAGTAATGAGATTCGTATGTTTCTTGTATTTTTCTCGTGGATTATTTTGCGCTGCAGTATATGCCGTGTGGGGGCTCTTTATGGTTAAAGATGCTGAACATAAAACCTCCTTATTCAATTCTTGGCAGAAACTGGCCTACCACATCTGCCTTTGCTTGCATCTGGCCATGAACCATGCTCTTTATATGCAGAAAGGCCACACATATGTCAAGACCTAGACACTAGAGACAGCTAGCGGATCTTTTCTGCATAATTTTGGTGGAGCCATTTTAACCATTCAAAAAAATGCAGCCATTTTGTGTTAGTAACCAACCATGTCACCTGGAAATCTATGTTGCACTATCAGCTTCCATCCACTAAGGGCATTATTTATACATTCTGGTACTTTTGTTGCCTTATTCCGAGCTATTTCCAAATGTTTAATCTGTTTTAGCCATGAAGCTAAACTTCTGTTTATCATGCACTCCATGCTCACTGTTAAAGTGATATATAGATCCAACTGATGTTGAATTCCGATCATCTGTGACAAATGCCATGCCCCAAATTTGACACCTGTCCCTGTTATGTTTAAATAATTCAAGTATAATGCTTGGGTTAATTTGTCTTACTTCTtacaaaattttatatttaCTGGGGCGGTGAGCCGCTTTTCCAATGATTGATTACCTTGCCTAGTAGAGAAAAGTGAGATCACCAAACTACTTGGCAGACTTTATCAAGTGCTCCTCAGTGTCCAAACAAGTTGGTAGGGTGCCGTACTGGCATATATCTGTTGGAACCATTATACGGTGGTCCAGATGCCCACCAGGAGTTGTACAACTTTTCTGTGCTCGAGACGTCCTGAATGTGAAACTTTTATCTAAGCTGAAGCCCCATGCAACCAATTTGTTAACTGACATTCCGAAATCTCAGTGGTCCAGCTGTGTACTTCTATATTTGAAGGCCCGCGAGTACTATTTTTAAATATTGGGTGAATAAACATGTGCATCTTGCTTCTGTAGCTATGAGTAGCATTTCAGCCCCCACTTTGAATTATTTATGTGAGTTACCCTGTAGTGTAGCCTTTGTTCAGAAAATTGTGTACATCAACATCTGTGGTGATGGTCCCGACTCCGGAGAGATTGATTTCTTATTTTCTCCTTGAAGTTATTGTGCTATTTTATTCATAAAGATGCTCGCAGCTTGCTTTCATTGAATCCGGATTGCTGTATGCATTTTTTCTGTAATTTGTCAGTATCATaccattattttttttgaatggtaGAATCATTACCGTTATGTTGCTACATTCATGTTCTGGTCTTCTTTCCACTTCCTGATGTAACAGTTAGTTTTCTGCTATTCCTTTCCACATGACAGTTTTACAGTAGCAATTATAAATAATAGTGCTTAAAGGATCTGCAGCTCCTCTTTTCATGTGTGCCCTGCCTTTTTGTTTACCTATTGTTTGGATTTCTTATCCTGAATTTTGTTTCATTAGGTTTCACTTACTGGCGGAGTTTGATGACGCAAAGCGTAGCTGTAGAAAGAGACTTGATGGGCACAACCGGCGTCGCAGGAAGCCACAGCCAGATACTATGAACTCCGGAAGCTTTATGACAAGTCAGCAAGGTATTTTgcatcctctctttttttttttttggttcagcAAGTACCTTTTTCTGTTAGTCACTCAGATGCTACTCTAATATACTAAGTAGTTAGCTATATGGTAACTTCTGAAACTTGAAGTTAAACTATAGAGTACATTAATGCAAAACTCGATCTGTAAAAACGCCTTTCTAACTCTGATATTTCTTTCATCAAATCTGGCCTGTAAAACTGAATCATATAGCTTTAGTAGCCATTTGACTTGAGCACATGCATCTTAATCAGTCTGTTTTGCATTACGAAAAATTGAGTAGCCTCTTCGTGCTTGTTTCATGACGGCCTTCCAGGCTTGTTCTCGAGTGCAGGGACAAGGTTCTCGTCGTTCCCGGCTCCAAGGCCGGAGCCAAGTTGGTCCGGGGTGATCAAATCCGAGGACAGCTCGTACTACACGCACCACCAGGTCCTCAGCGCGCGGCCGCACTTCGCCGGCTCGACGCCGGCCTACTCCAAGGAAGGGCGGCGCTTCCCGTTCCTCCAGGACGGCGACCATGTCAGCTtcggcgcgggcgccgcggcagcggcggcgctggaggtctCCACGGCGTGCCAGCCCCTCCtcaagacggcggcggcggcgccgccccacgagagcagcagcagcaacaagatcTTCTCCGACGGGCTCGCCCCCGTGCTCGACTCGGATTGTGCTCTCTCTCTTCTGTCATCCCCCGCCAACTCCTCCAGCGTCGACGTCAGCCGCATGGTCCAGCCGACGGAGCACATCCCCATGGCGCAGCCCCTCGTCCCCAGcctgcacccgccgccgccgccgccgccgccgcagcagcagcagcagttcgGCAGCGCCCCCGGCTGGTTCGCCGCCTGCTCGCAGGCCGGCTCCGGCGGGTTCGCCTGCCCGCCCAGCGTGGAGAGCGAGCAGCTGAACACCGTCCTGATCCCCAGCTCCGACGGCCACGAGATGAGCTACCACGGCATCTTccacgtcggcggcgagggctccTCCGACGGGATGTCCCCGTCGCTCCCGTTCTCGTGGCAGTAGTAGAGAGTGCCCTCTCGGCGACCCGGTAGTGACCTCGAGTTCTTTGCCTTGTGTTGTCGCGCGTAGCTGCTCAGCTGTAGTGATCACCAGTTCCCTGTGTTCTTTCAGCGTTCATTATTCTCTGCCCCCTCCGGTTTCTCTCCAACGATTTGTTCGTTCCTTCGTCTCGCCTTCCTGATTCATCATCGGCCTGGAAAGAACTCGCATAAAGTTATTAGTGCTAAATTGATCTCCCGGAATCGTTTCGATAAAACTTGCCGATTCAGGATTGTGTCGAGGGTTCATCAACAGACTTGGGATGCCTAATTCCGTGCAACCAACATTATATTTTAGATTGAACAAATCTGCTGTTAGAAGTAGTCGACACATTCGTTGTTTGTTGCATCTCTGTATTTGCGTTGTTGGCCAACTGAGTAAGATAGCTTGGTGTAAAAGAGCAGCCGAATCGATGCAAGTTTGGTTTAAATTAAGGAAAGGGCAAATGCTTATCTGGATAAATCCGAATGGGAAGGTAATGAagatggccgccggccgccgactGCAGGCATGCAGGCCAGAACTGCTTCGTCTTCGGCCCAAATCTAGGACTGGGCTTGTTTTGACCAGTACGGGCCAACAAAGCTCCGCATGTTGTAACGCGGTCGTTTTTTGGCTTTAGGGCTAGTTTGGCAGCGGGTGATAATTAACTCAGGGAAGATAGCCCCCTCACGGGAATTTCCTTGGAAGACAGGATCCCCTCCATCCACAGGGACGATACTCCCCGCAGGGGAGATTATCCTGCTGCCGTTTGGAAGCTGCTTAAATCTCCTGTCCGTTGACGCTTGCATGCTTTAAATTTATTGGTGTATTGCAATAGAGCAATATTTTATCTAGAGATAAACGAATACAAAATACAAAGTGTGAGAAGTTATAATAGTCCATACAAGCTTAATCCATATATTATGAAGACATCATCCAAAATAGCATAATTGTTACAGTATGGTCCCACCCTTGGGGTAACAAGCATATTCCATATAAGCTCAATCCATCTCGACTAGCATCAACGTAGTCCCGACGACGAGACATGGTCAAAATGATTCACACCGTGCAAATCCTATATTACAAACTACTTTGACCAAATAGTGAATTACAGACCATGGAGATAAATTACTAGCTAGGTAGTAGTTTCTTCCAGGAAAACCAAAGAAAAATCACGTGGATCAATAAAAGCAGAAGCAACATGTGAGCTACTTGTGTGTTTAAGTCACAGCAACACAATAATAAACTGTAAGCCGCACTTGCACCATTCCtatcacaaaaaatattttagctTCTATGTATTTCTTCCACCAAGTGCTCTGCAagcaacatgaaaaaaaaaaccctcatAAGCTGAATGCTAAATATTGAATGCATTGCAGGGACCAAATAAACTCAAGTGGCTATAGAATGTTGAATTCTGAGCTAAAAAACCAATAATACAAAATACATATATCATGCTGAATGCTAACAGATGCTGAACCAAAACTAATTGTTAAGCtagaaaatattttatttgagaaGCTACCAGACATTGAGTTAATAACATATTGTATTTTTCAACTACCAGATTGTATTTTATCATGCAATAGATCAATACTACTATTAGAACACTCAATCCATGCCTGCTCAATGCAACAGCACCAAAAAACATGATAACCAATAGTAAATAGCTATAGCTAAAGGGTTGGCAAAATATTATCTCTAGAACAATTATTATTCACAATCTACTCTAGAAAATCATATTGACAGTCAAATTTCAAGTGCAAGACCAAAAATAGAAAAGTATTTCAGGAAACATATACTGAGCATATTCAAAGAAACATATCTGATTTTTCTTCAGTTTTCATATCATGCACTTCCACTGAGCACTCTGTAGGTAACACAAATTGACACATGACTTAGTTtagatactcatcttttgtaaATGTACTTATTTTTCTAGTCAGATCTGATCAGACAAGTTTTAACTAAGTACACTGAGCATATTCAAAGAGACATACCTGACTTTTTTTTAACCAAATTAGCCGAACATCAGGATTTGTATGATAATTCAAACTGTACTATCAAATGTGAACTTATATGAGCCAAAGTCTGTCATATGACAAGCAACAACAAAAAATGCAGATACAAAATAATTCATAAACTTAAAAATAATTACTGCTATATATAATAATCATGCTCCTTTTATAGTATCTAACTATCTCAGAGAAAACTGACGGGAAGAAATGTTCAGCTCAGTAAAATAACATTGGTCAAATTCTCAAGCCAGCGCTAGAAACAATAGGAAAACACTCGACAAGATTATTTTGTCATGCACACTAACATGTGGATCCATTGACATCTACACAGCGGCAATTGCCAAATAAAATGTCAAACACTAAACAATTGActctataaaaaaaaagaaaggactcaatattttttttggataTGATGTCTCCACTGTCGTAAAGCAAGGATGCCACCAACCATACTCATGAGGCAGGGAAAAGGATAATATTCTGGACCTCTTGATATAATAAAGATAGGAACAAGGTAGGAACCAGGAagtatcactactacaaaacaggcctttgttccaggccatttgtcccggcaatctttgggcccgggacaataggtggcttttgtcccgggtccaacggctagccggactAGCGAGAGGACagaggtcttttgtcccggttggtgacaccaaccgagacaaaagagaggccttttatcccggttggtggatacaaccgggacaaaaggctacgcgggccttttgtcccggttggagacaccaaccgggacaaaaagccccctttttgtcccggttggtgtctccaaccgggacaaaagcctcttCACGGACTGACTTCGATTGACATCcgtttatttattttcaccgctcctctctctccatcccttatctctttcttcttccctcGGCATCTTCTCCCAGTGAACTAATTTCCTCCCCTCCCGCACTCACCCCTCCCACTCCTAGCTCCCTTCGATGCGCCCCTCCCCGGCGCGGGCAGGGCCTGGCGAGCCGCCGCACGGGCGCGGGCGGGGGCCGGCCAGCCGCCGCGCgggcgcaggccgccgcgcaTGCAGGACGgcgagctgccgccgctgcaggcCGATGGGGATGGCGCGGACGGGTGCAGGCCGGCGGGCGCGCCGCCTTGGACGGGTGCAGGCCAGCAGCAGTCGTCCagaccggcagcagcagccttgGACCGGCCAGCAGCCGTAGGCCGCCAAGAGACGACCagaccggcagcagcagccgcccagACCGGCGCGGGCTGGGGCTTGACGAGCCGCTGCCGCAGCGCGTGGCCAAGCGCAGGGGGCGGGGACTCCTGCCGCCGTGGGCCGGCGAGAGCAAGGACGGCGACGAACCGCGGGCTCTGTtgttgattttctttgtttgtgAATCTTTGTGATGTGAATCAATAATTTTAGATCTTGTGTTTTCTTGTGTGTGAGATAAGCATATTACTTGTGTGTTATGTGTTGTATGAAGTACTGATGCGTGATGTGTTATGAATTTTAGATCTTGATTCTGAGATTGCTTAGATCTTGATTTTGAAATTACAGTTTTGGATAAATTTTTTGATTTGGAGAACCGGCTTGCAAACGCGGAAGCGGGAGCTAGCTAtccgatttttttttgtttgtgaaaaaagacatttgtcccggttgaatAGCTGCCGGGACAAAAAAGACATTCACATTTGTCCAGGATGGATAGTCCCGGTtgaaaaaccgggacaaaaagtagttaccaaccggg
This window contains:
- the LOC120695795 gene encoding squamosa promoter-binding-like protein 18 isoform X2 — encoded protein: MDWDLKMPVSWDLADLEHDAVPAIAAAAAAAAPPAAASSGIAAAAASARGAPSRAECSVDLKLGGLGEFGAADRMKEPAAPVPAGAAAPSASPMKRPRSGAGGGAQCPSCAVDGCKADLSKCRDYHRRHKVCEAHSKTPVVVVAGREMRFCQQCSRFHLLAEFDDAKRSCRKRLDGHNRRRRKPQPDTMNSGSFMTSQQGTRFSSFPAPRPEPSWSGVIKSEDSSYYTHHQVLSARPHFAGSTPAYSKEGRRFPFLQDGDHVSFGAGAAAAAALEVSTACQPLLKTAAAAPPHESSSSNKIFSDGLAPVLDSDCALSLLSSPANSSSVDVSRMVQPTEHIPMAQPLVPSLHPPPPPPPPQQQQQFGSAPGWFAACSQAGSGGFACPPSVESEQLNTVLIPSSDGHEMSYHGIFHVGGEGSSDGMSPSLPFSWQ
- the LOC120695795 gene encoding squamosa promoter-binding-like protein 18 isoform X1 — its product is MDWDLKMPVSWDLADLEHDAVPAIAAAAAAAAPPAAASSGIAAAAASARGAPSRAECSVDLKLGGLGEFGAADRMKEPAAPVPAGAAAPSASPMKRPRSGAGGGAQCPSCAVDGCKADLSKCRDYHRRHKVCEAHSKTPVVVVAGREMRFCQQCSRFHLLAEFDDAKRSCRKRLDGHNRRRRKPQPDTMNSGSFMTSQQGLFSSAGTRFSSFPAPRPEPSWSGVIKSEDSSYYTHHQVLSARPHFAGSTPAYSKEGRRFPFLQDGDHVSFGAGAAAAAALEVSTACQPLLKTAAAAPPHESSSSNKIFSDGLAPVLDSDCALSLLSSPANSSSVDVSRMVQPTEHIPMAQPLVPSLHPPPPPPPPQQQQQFGSAPGWFAACSQAGSGGFACPPSVESEQLNTVLIPSSDGHEMSYHGIFHVGGEGSSDGMSPSLPFSWQ